Below is a genomic region from Flavobacterium ginsengisoli.
AATCATTCTAAAACAGAATTAGAAAAAATCACAAGAGCTTATACCAAAGCTTTATCCGATATTTTCGGACCAGAAAAGGATGTTCCTGCTCCAGATATGGGAACTGGCCCAGACGAAATGGGTTGGTTAATGGATGAATTTTCGTTATTGCACGGAAGACCAATTCATGCTGTAGTTACAGGAAAGCATCTTCATTCTGGCGGATCTTTAGGCAGAGTAGAAGCTACTGGAAGGGGATTAAGCATTATTACGCTTTTGGCGCTTCAAAAACTAAAAATCAGACCAGCAAGAGCTACGGCAGCAATTCAAGGTTTTGGAAATGTTGGATTGCATTCTGCTTTGTTTCTTCATGAAAAAGGAGTGAAGATTGTAGCTGTAAGTGATGTTTCAGAAGCATTTTATAATCCGAACGGAATTAATATTCCAGAATTGATCTTGTATTATAATCTGAATAACAAAACCATAAAAGGATATCCTAATTCGGTAGCGATTAAACATGAAGATTTATTGCTTTTAGATGTTGATGTTTTAATTCGGCCGCAAAAGAAGATGTTATTACGCAGAAGAATGCTGGAGATATTCAAGCGAGAATTATCGTTGAAGGCGCAAATGGTCCAGTTGCTTCAGATGCAGATCAAATTTTACATGATAAAAATATATTAGTTGTTCCTGATATTTTAGCCAATGCTGGTGGTGTTACCGTTTCTTATTTCGAATGGCTTCAGAATTCGCTTTTGGAGTCTTGGAGAATTCACCAGATTAACAAACGTCTGGAAGATATTTTAGAGAAAGGTTTTGAAACTGTTTTTAGAGTTGCAGTAAAACACAATGTAACGCCTCGTATTGTCGCTTATATTATTGCTTTGAAAAAAGTGGCCGAAACACAGTCGGTTAAAGAAGTGGCATTGGAAGCTCCTTTATTTAAGCAGAATTAAAATCAGGTTTATTTCGTAAAAGATCATTTTCGTTGATTACGTTTTTTGTCTGCTAAAAACGTAATTGATGGAAGTGTCTTTTTCGTTTGAACTAGTAATTATAATTTTTAGAATCGAAAAGTATCATACAAAATGAAAAACATCAATTTTCTAGCATTTGCCATGCCGGCCTTTTTTCTTTTTTTGTTTTTGGAATATAAGCTTGCTCAACGCAGAAAAAGGCCTGAAATTTTTAATTATGAAAGTTCTGTTTCCAATATTTCCATCGGAATTGCAGAGCGTTTGATTAACTTATTTGTTGCGGCGAGTTTTTACCAATTGTATTATTTGATTTATGACGATTATAGAATATTTGATATTCCGACTAATGCTTTAGTTTGGTTTGCACTAATTCTAGCTACCGATTTTGTCTGGTATTGGTACCATCGATTAGGACACGAAGTCAATTTTTTCTGGGCTGCGCATATTGTGCATCATCATAGTGAAGAATTTAATTTTACAGCTGCAGCTAGAATTACGACATTTCAAGCCATTATTAGAACAGGATTTTGGTGTATTTTACCTTTTATTGGTTTTCATCCGAGCATGGTCATTACGATGTTAATTGTTCATGGTGCTTACTCTTTCTTCACACATACACAGCTTATTGGCAAAATAAAATGGCTAGAATATGTATTTGTAACACCTTCTGTTCACGGAGTGCATCATGCTTCTGACGAAAAATATCTAGATAAAAATTACGGCGATATGTTCACTTTTTGGGATCGTCTTTTTGGAACTTTCCAAACGGAAGAAGAAAAACCAAAATACGGATTGACGCATCCTTTGAAAAGCTACAGTTTCTTATGGCAACATTTTCATTATTACTTCGAAATCTACGAATTATGGAAACGCTCCAGTGGATTCAAAGCGAGATGGAATGCTATCTTCGGAAGTCCAGCCGATATGGATCAGGATATTCGACCAACTTTAGAAAAGCGTTTTCTTCAGGATAAAACAGCTCCAAACCAACGACTTCGGTTTAAGAATTACCTTTATATTCAATTAGGGTTTTGTACGTTTATTTTAACCATTTTCACTTATTATTTTGATTATTTAGAGAGCTACGATAAAATATTTGTGCTTTCGCTGGTCATTATAACTTTAATCAATTGTGGTGCTTTGTTAGAACAGCGAAAATGGATTTATTATCTAGAATATGCTCGTTTGGCCTTGATCTCAACTTATTTTCTATATGAAGAAGATTTAATCGCATTTTTCTTTGTTCCGATTGCTGTAATGATTTTTGCAGAGCAACTGTTTTCATTAAGTACGATTTATCAGAATACTATTTTACAGTTAGAAACAACAGAATAAGATAGTCCCAGAGGGACGAAATATTTATAGAAAAGATATTTGCAGATGTAGAAAAGTCCCAGCGGAGTGACATAAATATATATGTCACTCCGCTGGGGCTTTTTTGATGGACGTTTAAATTGCATTCTATAAATATGCCGCTCCTCCGGAGCTGTAATACTAGTTATCGTTTGCACGCAGACGAAAAAACTTAGCATCTTAGAACCTTAGTATCTCAGCAACTTAGATTGTCTTAATTTCCATAATCTTCTGCTCAAAAGTATCTTTTAAAGTCGGATTTACTTTTAATTCTGGTTTTGTACGTATAAATTGTAGCTACAGAAAGTTCAAGAAATTCGGCCATTTGATTGCTGTCTTGGATTCCTAATCTGTATAAAGCAAAAATTCGCAATTCGGTATTTAAAAGTTCGCCTTTTTTGACAATGCATTTATGATCGTTTGGAAATAATTTATTAAAATCTGTTACGAATGTCGGGAACAGTTTCAAGAAAATTTCATCAAACTGATGAAACAGATTCTCGCGTTCTTCTTTTACATTATAACGCTTTAAACTCGCAATAACTTCATCTGTTTTTTTAGTGATGATTTTATGCGCCGTACTTTTCTGTATATGGTCTATTTTATTAATAAAGGCCGAAGTTGCTTTAATAAAATAGGTAATATATTCTTCTTTAATGGCATTGGCTTCGCTCAAACTCACATTCATTTCCTGCAATTGCAAATACGAATCGGCCATAATTTTTCTGGCTTTGTTCTTTTCTTTTAATTGTTTGAAAATTATGCCAAGGAAAACGAAAATGATAACCGTTAAGATCGTCAAAAGAATAATAATCTTCTCTAGTTTGTCATTTTTGTCTTTTACATTATTTAATTGCGCTTTTTCGATAATAGGTAAAATCGATGAAATCTCAATTTTTCGATGTCTTGCATTATAAAACGTAGCATCATCCATTGCAATATTGATATACTCGTTTGCTTTATCCAAATACCCCATTTTAAAAAGTTCATTGGCTAAATTTCGGAGTGCAACGGTTTCTTTCGTCGCATTTTTAACATCGGCAATGGCGGCAAGAGCCAAATATTGAATGGCTTTTTTGGTATAACCCCGTTCAGAATAAATATATCCGAGACTCGAAGTTGCAATTCCGTAATAATCTGGTGGAAGATTGTAGTTGTTAATCCAATAACTGAAAGCAAATTCGGCACCGCGCCAGTCTTGCTGTTTTAGACGTTTCAAACTTTCTGCAGCCCAATATTCATTGGTGTTGGTTCCGATTAATTCTAGTGCTTTTTTTAAGAAATGATTTCCTTGCTGTACATAATGAATATTAAAGCGCTGATCACGGTTATAATCGGCTAAATCGTAGTAAGCACGAGCTTTTATGTTATAATATTCAAATTTATTTCTTTGATCCAGTTTGGTATCGTCTATAACATTTAGCGTGTCAATTGCTTCTTTAAAAAGTCCAGAAGACAAAAGCACAAAACCTTCTTTGATTCGGCTTTTAGATAAAAACTTTGGATCTTTTAGAATCTTAGCTTTGATTTTGGACTGCTCTAAATAATAATATGCAGAGTCGTACTTAAAAGATTTGTATTCATCAAACAATGACATATAGCAATTATAAAGCTCTTCGTTGTTTTGACTAAGAGTAAATTTAGATACGCTTTTCTTTAAAGCTTCTATTTTTCGATATTTCTGTTTCAGGTAAATGTCTTTTTTCAAGAGAACCTGATCTAATTCTTCTAAATAAGGATTGTTCTCTTTCGCGGCAAGAGAAAAACCTCCTAAGAAGAAAAGCAAGATCAATATTCTTCGCATGATTTTGTTTTGGTTTAGGGAAAAGATTGGTTGATTGATATAGTTAGTTAATTCGATTTAAAATTAAGAATAAGTTTGAGATTAAGCTAAACCTGTTTTTTTAGAATCTTGTAAA
It encodes:
- a CDS encoding sterol desaturase family protein, with the translated sequence MKNINFLAFAMPAFFLFLFLEYKLAQRRKRPEIFNYESSVSNISIGIAERLINLFVAASFYQLYYLIYDDYRIFDIPTNALVWFALILATDFVWYWYHRLGHEVNFFWAAHIVHHHSEEFNFTAAARITTFQAIIRTGFWCILPFIGFHPSMVITMLIVHGAYSFFTHTQLIGKIKWLEYVFVTPSVHGVHHASDEKYLDKNYGDMFTFWDRLFGTFQTEEEKPKYGLTHPLKSYSFLWQHFHYYFEIYELWKRSSGFKARWNAIFGSPADMDQDIRPTLEKRFLQDKTAPNQRLRFKNYLYIQLGFCTFILTIFTYYFDYLESYDKIFVLSLVIITLINCGALLEQRKWIYYLEYARLALISTYFLYEEDLIAFFFVPIAVMIFAEQLFSLSTIYQNTILQLETTE
- a CDS encoding DUF6377 domain-containing protein is translated as MRRILILLFFLGGFSLAAKENNPYLEELDQVLLKKDIYLKQKYRKIEALKKSVSKFTLSQNNEELYNCYMSLFDEYKSFKYDSAYYYLEQSKIKAKILKDPKFLSKSRIKEGFVLLSSGLFKEAIDTLNVIDDTKLDQRNKFEYYNIKARAYYDLADYNRDQRFNIHYVQQGNHFLKKALELIGTNTNEYWAAESLKRLKQQDWRGAEFAFSYWINNYNLPPDYYGIATSSLGYIYSERGYTKKAIQYLALAAIADVKNATKETVALRNLANELFKMGYLDKANEYINIAMDDATFYNARHRKIEISSILPIIEKAQLNNVKDKNDKLEKIIILLTILTVIIFVFLGIIFKQLKEKNKARKIMADSYLQLQEMNVSLSEANAIKEEYITYFIKATSAFINKIDHIQKSTAHKIITKKTDEVIASLKRYNVKEERENLFHQFDEIFLKLFPTFVTDFNKLFPNDHKCIVKKGELLNTELRIFALYRLGIQDSNQMAEFLELSVATIYTYKTRIKSKSDFKRYF
- a CDS encoding Glu/Leu/Phe/Val family dehydrogenase yields the protein MSSEIIKHNPFQSMIDRFNIAADILNLDDSIRQKLQRPEKQITVNFSITLDNGNVQNFEGYRVIHNTALGPSKGGIRYDTAVNLDEVKALAAWMTWKSAVTGIPFGGAKGGIICDPRNHSKTELEKITRAYTKALSDIFGPEKDVPAPDMGTGPDEMGWLMDEFSLLHGRPIHAVVTGKHLHSGGSLGRVEATGRGLSIITLLALQKLKIRPARATAAIQGFGNVGLHSALFLHEKGVKIVAVSDVSEAFYNPNGINIPELILYYNLNNKTIKGYPNSVAIKHEDLLLLDVDVLIRPQKKMLLRRRMLEIFKRELSLKAQMVQLLQMQIKFYMIKIY